A segment of the Prosthecodimorpha staleyi genome:
TGGCTGGGCTTCTGACGATCGGTGCGGCCGGCCCGGCCGGCGCGGTCGACGGGCCCGTCGGCAAGCCCGAGATCCTGGACCGGAACTACCAGTATCCCGAAGGCGCCTATATCCACCGCGGCATCCTGTTCATGACCGACATGTCGGCCGGACAGATCAAGCTCTACGATGCCAAGACAGCGGCTCCGAAGACGGTCTGGTCGATCCAGAATTGCGGGCCGACCGGCATCGTCGCGATGGCCGACGACCAGTATCTGATCAACTGCCATCTGGCCGGCGCCGTGGTGTTTCTCGACCGCAACGGCCAGGTCCGCAAGGTGGTCGCCGAGGACGGCGCCGGCACGCGCATCCGCTGGCCGAACGACCTGACCACCGACGGCGACGGCGGCGCCTTCGTGACCGATTCCGGCCTGTTCGACGCCTCCGCGCCGGCGACCGGCTCGATCGTCCATGTCTGGCGCGACGGCCGCGCCGAGCGGCTGAAGGGCGGCATCCGCTACGCCAACGGCATCTATTTCGACACCGCAACCCGCGACCTGTTCGTCTCCGAACATATCGGCAGGCGCATCCTCGCCTACAAGGTGACGGCCGATTTCACGCTGGCGGACGACCGCGTGCTGATTTCCCTCGGCATCCCGAAGCCGTCCGGCTTCCCCTTCTACGACAAGACCGGCCCGGACGGCATCGATGTCGACGAGAACGACAACCTCCTGGTGCCCGAATATGGCGCCGGGCGCATCATGCGGATCAGCCGCAAGGGCGAATATCTTGGCGCGATTCCGGTGCCGATGCAGTTCGTCACCACAGTGATCCGGTCCGACGACCGCCAGGAGGTCTATTTCGGCGGCCCGTCCGACATCCATTCCGCGCAGGGCGCCGGCGCCATGGGGCGCATCCGCCTGAAGGCGGCCGACTGATGGCAAGGCTGGTCGCCCGCCCGATCCGCGCGCTCGTCGCCGGCTTCGTCCTAATCCTGGCGACGCGATCCGCGTTGCCGGCCGAGACCGCGCCGCTGCCGCCGGAGATCGAGGCCGTTGCCGCCGAGGCGCGTGCGGTGCTGCCCGCGCTGGCGCCGCCGATCGCCGACTGCATCGCGCGGCACGACACCGAGCATCCGGTCTTCCATGGCTGCATCGACTGGCATTCCGCCGTGCACGGCCATTGGGCGCTCATCGCGCTCTCCGCGGCGACCGGCGA
Coding sequences within it:
- a CDS encoding SMP-30/gluconolactonase/LRE family protein, encoding MTMSAGVLRVAGLWLAGLLTIGAAGPAGAVDGPVGKPEILDRNYQYPEGAYIHRGILFMTDMSAGQIKLYDAKTAAPKTVWSIQNCGPTGIVAMADDQYLINCHLAGAVVFLDRNGQVRKVVAEDGAGTRIRWPNDLTTDGDGGAFVTDSGLFDASAPATGSIVHVWRDGRAERLKGGIRYANGIYFDTATRDLFVSEHIGRRILAYKVTADFTLADDRVLISLGIPKPSGFPFYDKTGPDGIDVDENDNLLVPEYGAGRIMRISRKGEYLGAIPVPMQFVTTVIRSDDRQEVYFGGPSDIHSAQGAGAMGRIRLKAAD